One segment of Castanea sativa cultivar Marrone di Chiusa Pesio chromosome 3, ASM4071231v1 DNA contains the following:
- the LOC142628810 gene encoding uncharacterized protein LOC142628810, with translation MEITLVGIRNCLLYALERDERSSISEKIFGSQYLALIVIKVTLNTFEKGWENIITTLEKKTGKEYPRVKYKHKWDALKKDWVLWNKLKESETGLRWYTTKGRIAATDECLVGGVLPDDVEKLKEELSDTSVNSSSPKKNDDDDDDEDENPNLSTQDKGKRRTLLSSTQGKGKKGGIALKLTQQLSRICDIAELRNSACSVEPSSTIRNVMEHVYILDGIEKGSELYHMAARIF, from the exons ATGGAGATCACATTGGTGGGAATAAG AAATTGTCTTCTCTATGCACTTGAAAGAGATGAACGGTCTAGCATTTCAGAAAAGATCTTTGGATCTCAATATTTAGCACTTATTGTT attAAAGTAACTCTCAATACTTTTGAGAAGGGTTGGGAGAATATTATAACAACTCTTGAAAAGAAAACAGGAAAAGAATATCCTAGGGTGAAGTATAAGCATAAGTGGGATGCACTGAAGAAAGATTGGGTACTATGGAATAAGTTGAAGGAAAGTGAAACTGGATTGAGATGGTACACAACCAAAGGGAGAATAGCTGCAACTGATGAGTG CCTTGTAGGAG GTGTGTTACCTGATGATGTTGAGAAACTTAAGGAGGAGTTAAGTGACACTTCTGTTAACTCATCTTCTCCaaagaaaaatgatgatgatgatgatgatgaagatgagaATCCTAATCTTTCTAcacaagacaaaggaaaaaggaGAACTTTGCTATCATCCACACAAGGCAAAGGGAAGAAAGGAGGAATAGCATTAAAGTTGACACAACAACTTAGTCGTATTTGTGATATTGCGGAGTTAAGGAACTCAGCTTGTTCTGTGGAGCCAAGTAGTACTATTCGTAATGTCATGGAACATGTTTACATCTTGGATGGCATTGAGAAGGGTTCTGAACTCTACCATATGGCAGCtcgtattttttag